The following DNA comes from Marinifilum sp. JC120.
ACTTCGCATTCGAGCATATCTTCCTCATCTGTATCCAGCAGCAGGAGATCGCCTTCTTCGAGATTGAGCAGCTGACGTCCGGTTATTTTGGTTTTGCCGAGGCGAACCAGCAGATCTACCGGAGTTTCAAGTAACCTTTCTTTGAAACGGCTGACCCAGACATGGTCGATTTCCAGACGTTCAGACTGGAAGGATGCGTGCAGCTTGGAACGGATTGGTTCCAACGTGGAGTATGGTAGACAGACGATGAGTGAACCGATGGCGTTTTCCAGTTCAACTTCAAAGGTAATGACCACAACAACGTCAGAAGGCGGAACAATGGCCGCAAACTGCGGGTTGACCTCTGAGCGGACCAGTTCGAGGTGAACCTCGTGTACCGGACGCCATGAGTCTTCAAGGTTGGAAAGGGCGATTTTTACAACCCGGTCTACAATGGCCTGTTCAATGGGCGTGAAATCACGGCCTTCAACCTTGGGCTGGGAGCCGGAGCCGCCGAAAAAGCTTTCAACCAGCGCGAATACCAGACGGGAGTCAACTACGAGAATGGCGTTACCGCGCAACGGGTCCATTTTAAAAATGGAAAGCGATGTCGGAACAGGCAGGGAACGCATGAAGTCCCCGAACTTGGACATATCGATGGAAATGGGGTTGATGTCCACCCTCTTGCGCATGGTGTTGGCAAGGTTGTTGGTGGCCAAGCGCGCGAAACGGTCATTGACGATTTCAAGAACGGGCATACGACCGCGGATAATGCGGTCCTGATTGGCAAGGTCAAAGGAGACAACACCGGAATCATCATCCGGTATGTCCTGCTCCGCTTCAACCTCTCCGCCGGAAAGGCCTCTTAATAGAGCATCAACCTCATCCTGTTGGAGAATTTTACTCATGCTTTAAAACCCGTGTCAGTTATCGTTGGTACATCAATGACTACAATTAGCCATTTTTGCCCGCAAAGTAAACGCGCAAGCCGATATGTATTGTATGTATCGTCCTAAAAAATAAAAATCTTTAGCTAAACTTTAATATGCCAAGGTTCAAAGCGTACTCCGAGCAGGTTGTTTTCCGGGTAGCGCAGTTGCAGATAGCCGTGCTCGCGTAGTTTGACGCAGGTTCCTGTCTCGGCGAAACGGGCACTGAAATTAGCGGCTCCAAGCCCTTTTTCACCCACATCAAAATCACCTACCGCGTGGTAGGAGTAGCCCGGAGGGGCCAATGAACGCGAAGCCAGTGATAGGTTGCCGCCAGTGGACTCCGTCTTGGAAAGAAAAAGTGTAAACTGTTTGACCACGCCGCGTACCCCGGAGGTCAGATATACTTTGCTGCCCAGCTCCTTGCGGATTTTGAGATATTTTTTATGCGGGTCGCCCCGGTAGAGAAAATTTCCGGTGCGCGGGATTTTGATCAGTTCCTTGCGGGAGATGGAAACAGTCAGCTTGTCCACGGGCTTTTCCCCGAAAAAACCGTAATCATGGGCGTCAAAGTGGAAGGTGCTGTCCAGAAATGTAAGCTCCTGCTGGGTAAATCTGCCGATGGAAGAATAATTGCGTGCAAATTTCAGGGTATCATCAAAGCTGAGTACGCAAAAATTACCGAAGCCGACAGTGCGCTGTACTCGGCGCAGTCTGTTTAGTGATGATTTGAGCAGGAGGAGTTCTTTTTTATTGAGAACAATATCTCCGGGCTGCGGCTTGTCGAAGTTAGCCATGCGGTGCAGGTAATCCTTGAGATCCTTTTCTTCCACTGTTCGGGCCATTTCCTGCGCATCGGCATAGCTGGAGAATCCGCACAGCCATGCGGAGGCGGAGACTTGGCATATGGATTTCAGGAATGTTCTTCTGTTCATAAGGATGCGTCTGCCCGGATCAGGTTAAGTTCAGCAGGTCGACTGTTATATAAAACAGAAATGGAGTTGTGAAAAGGGAAGGAGGATAAGAAAGGTTCAAGAAATAATAAAGCGCGGTAAGTAAAAATACTTACCGCGCTTTCTCTACCAATGAAAATGTATTGTCTAAAACTCTATTTACCGCGCTTGGTCCAGAGCTTCATTTCTTTCATTTTCTTACGGCGTTCACGCTGCAAAGATTTGCAGACCAGAGGGGTCTTTTTCTTCATGCCGTATTTTTCGCGGTATTCATCAGGGGTCAGACCGTGGGAAGCAAGGTGCTTCTTGGTGATGATCTTGAAGGATTTTCCGCATTCGCAGCAAACAATGGATTTTTCCTTGATGGATTTCTTGGGCTCGCATGCGGGAGCTTCTTCCTGCGCGGGGAGGGAGTTTTCGGCAATAGCCTGAATTCCGGCAGACAGTTTGCGGACCATGGAAGTCATCTCTTCTTCACTCATGGTTCTTACGCTTGCCTGTGCTTTGACTATTTCCAAAGCTTCTTTCAGATAATCTTCCACTTGGAATCTCCTTTCAGGATTATTTTTTCACTAACTTGGCGTTGGAAGAGATATGGATAAAGTACTTTGTAGTAGCTGTCAAATATATTAGATCGAATTATGCAGAGATTTTTGTAAATATATAAAAGATGCATGGATGGGAGTATTGTTATTTTATCCAATTAAGTTTTTTACAGTCTAAAAGTATGTTTAAAACAGATAAATTTCGAAAAAAGAAAAAAATACCGAACGTTATTTTTTAAAACTTAGTTTGTCTGGGGCTGTTTCGAGAAATGCGCATAGGCGAGCATGAGTGCCTACTCGCATAGATGAGGATTGGATTTGCGGTATTTGTATTGCGGGTGTACCCCGGACGAAGATTAATTATTGTTAAGCCCTGTATAATCATATTAACCTGTTTACGGTTTTGCCTGCCGGGGGAATGATTGCTGTTTTGAATAAAATTCTGTGTTCAGTTCTTTGTTTTTTTCTTTTACCATTATTTTGTTCCGGGTGTATCTGGGGGACTGCCGCTGTGGTCGGAGTGGCTGTGCTGGGGGCCAATGTTAATGAGTATCAGGAATCACAGACTCCGCGTAATGCCACAAAAGATCTTGATGAACATCTTGAGCAGAAGCGCAAAGTGGACGAAGCAATTTCGAGAAGTAAAGAATTTCCCCCTGATCCTATTGATACGGATGAGATCATTGAAACCTATGCCAACCCGACTATTGAAGATTAGGCGCGAAATTTTACGCTGCTGTTGCCAAATTTTATAATGCATTCACAATGATTTGACTTGCCTTAATCTTTTCCCAAAGTGTATCTTTCCCTTATTCATCTAGCTTAATTAAAACGAACTTAAAGGGGGCAGCATGTCCGGACAGACAGCGAAGAATACTGTTCTTGTGGTTGAAAACAGTAATACTCAGGCAAGAATAATTACCGAACATATAGAATCCATTACACCTTTTGATACCATGGTGGTCAATTCCATGGATGAGCTTGAAAGTAAGCTTGAAGATAATGGTAATGATGTTTTTATCGCAGTCCTGAACTTGAATATCAAAGGGGCCCCTGACGGGGAGGCTGTGGATTACGTTCTTTCCCGTAAAATCCCTTGTATTATCCTCACCTCTACCTTTGATGAAGAGATTCGTAACCGTTTTATTGAGAAAAGTGTGCTGGACTATTTTAATAAATCCAGCCGTGAAGATCTTGAAGAAATGGTCGACCTTATCCACCGCATACATTCCAACCATGAAATCAAGGTGGTAATAGCTGAGGACAACTCTACTGCCCGCAAGATTATGCAGATGTTGCTGGAGCGGCTCAACTTTACTGTGCTGGCCGGAAATGACGGAGCTGAGGCTCTTGAATTGATTAAAGCCAACCCGGATGTGCAATTGCTGCTTACCGACTATGAAATGCCTAATTTGGACGGCTTTGAGCTGGTCAGTGAAGTACGCAAGACCCACAGCCGCGATCAGATGGGAATTCTCGGTGTTTCGGCTCATGATTCCGGGGCCATCACTGCAAAATTTCTCAAACGTGGAGCAAACGATTTTCTCAAAAAGCCCTTTGAAGTTGAAGAATTCTCATGGCGGGTGACCAACAACCTCAACGAACTTGAGAGGGTTCGTTCCATCAAAGACGCTTATAGCCGTGATCCCTTGACCGGTTTTTCCAATCTCAATTTTTTCCTTGATAAGGGCCGTGAGCTTTTTGAAGAATCCACTAAAAAAGGTAATACGCCTGTTGTTGCAGCTTTTAGCGTAGATGACATGCTTGAAATCAACAGCCAATACGGCTGGGACGGCGGTTTTGCGGCTATGAAAAAGGCATCTTCCCTTTTGGACCAACATTCCCTTGGCTGGCTGCTGACCGCACGCAGTGATTGGGGTTTCTATATTCTTGCCGAGGACCTTGAAGCGTTGAAGCGTGATCTTGGTGCGGTCAAAGCGGCTCTTGCCAGCTCGCAGATTGTGTCCGGTGCCGATAGGTTCATGGTCAGCGCATCTTTTACCATCAGCAAAGAGTCCGGTGCAAATCTTGATGCTACCGTGAGCAAGGCCGCAAAGGTTTTGAAGGATATTCAAGGTAAGGGTGTGAATGGATTTAGCTTTGCTTAAGATGCCTCCGGCGGCCAGAGAAACCTTTGGAAAGGTTTCTCTGGACTCTTCCAAACTTTTTTAGCGGGGCTTGCCGTTTTGTATGTGAAAGTATAGTAGAATTAAGCCTGCAATATCGAACCTGATCTTGCAGGCTTTTTTGATTTCTCTGTTCTAGGTTTACGGGTGCAGATTCATTCGCTATGATTTCCCCATGCTAGTTTTAAAATGCTCAGCTTGTAGGCGCAAGTTGTGGAAATATTATAAGATAGGGCAGGGCGAGGTTCACCGCTGTCACAAGGAACGGATTAAGAAAATTTGGAATGCCGAGGAACGTGACGGCAAGGTTTATTGTCCTTGCGGAAAAGCGTTCGGCATAGACCGTGGTACTTATTGGACCATGGATAAGAAGGCGTTTACGTATTCAGGGACGAAGACGAATAAATGATCTGAAGCCATATGAAAATCATAAAGCCCGTAGTCTCAGAAGAGATTACGGGCTTTATTTAATGCAAATTTTAAGGGCGAAGCGGCGAAGCGATATTGAAAAAGTTTGGGATTCTAAAACCCTTTTCAAAGGGTTTTAGCCGCCGGAGGCATTTAATTCCGCAGAGTAGTAAGCAAGCGTACAGGGTGTGTAAAAACTCCAAGTGCTCCAGAAATGTCGGTTGCTACTAGGTCGGCGGCTCGTGCGGCTTTCATGGACATGCATTCGGCCCCGGAGATGATGATGCTCAGGGCGGCTTCTTTGAGCATGAGCATGTCGTTGCGTCCGTTGCCGATGCAGGCGCATTTTTCAATGCCGAGTGTTTTTACATATTCAAGCTTGGCCTTGTCTTCCGGGCTGCCGCTGATGATGTGGATGGTCACGGGCAGGCCGGAAAGTTCTTCTTCGCACTGGCCTATGGTGTCGGCAGTGAGCACGTGAACCTGCACATCTTCGGACAGCTCCATGATCAGCTTGCCCACTCCGGGCAGCAGGTTGCCGTCAAGGGCGAGGGTGCCGTTGTAGTCCAGAACAAGATGCTCGATTTCGAGCTTGGCAAATCCGGGTATATCAAGATTAATCATGTCTGCTTTCCTGCAACTCGGTTTGGCTGATGTTAAAGGCTGGCGTATCTTTCTATCTGTTTCTTGTATTCCAAGACACCTTTTACGATGCCGTCGGCAATATATGAAAGATAGCGGTCTGTTTTAAGGCGTTTTGCTTCAGTGCGGTTGGTCAGATAACCCAGTTCGATAAGCACGGAAGGCATCTTGGCACCCATGAGTACGTAGAAAGGAGCTTCGCGCACTCCCTGATCTTTTACTGACCATTTGCGGCGGATATTTTTCAATGATCCGGTATGGATGCTCTTAGCCAGATCCTTGCTTTCCTTCATTTTGGAATTGAGCATCAAATCGGTAAGGATGACCTGTAAGTCGCTGATTCTCTTGGCGGAGACAGCGTTTTCTCGAGCTGCTACACGGACCGCATTCCGGTTGCGGGCAAGGTTCAAGGTGTAGGTTTCAATACCGTTGATTCTTGAACTGCGGTGCGCGTTGCAGTGGATGGAAATGAACATATCAGCCTTCTTGATGTTGGCCATAGCGGTTCTTTCTTCAAGAGGGATAAATTTGTCTTTGGTCCGGGTGTACATGACTGTGAACCCGGCTTTTTTGAGCTTTGCCGCAAGTATTTTTGCAAAACGCAGGTTGATAGTTTTTTCTTTCAGTCCGTTGGCGGATGCACCGGGGTCCTTACCGCCATGACCGGGATCGAGCATGATGGTTTTAAAGGTCAGTCCCAGCTGTTCAAGCAGTTCTCCGGCCATTTTTTTGCTGTTTGCCGGAGGTGTATATTTTTGCGGTTTGGAGTTCTTGCGTGTGGAATGGCGGACCGGACTTTTGTTCTCGACGACTTTGCCTTCTTCAGGAGCCTGAACATCAACGACTAGCCTGAAGGGGTTTTCCAGCGGAAAAATTTTGTAATCCTGCATGGCATTGAAATCGAGCACCACGCGGGTGGTCCGGGGGTCGCGCTGGGCGGAGCGAATGTCCTTGAGAATACCGTCTTCAACATGAGTTGCTTTGTGCACGCCGTTGCCAAGCACGGTGTTTTCAAGGTCGATATACAGCCTGTGCGGGCGGTTCACACTCTGGTTCGGATTCAGGATCTGATAGCGGTAGCGCACCTCTTCGTCGAGATCCAGCACTACGCGGGTGTAGCTGTCACTGCTGGTATAACGTACTGAGAGAAGCTTGGCCTTACTGGAGGATTTCCTACTGCTTTTACTGGATGCCTTCTTGGCTGGAATGATGGTTCCCGAAGGCTTTTTATGCTTTGTTTTTTTACCTGAAATGCCCTTTCGATCCATGGAATCCAGCCGTTTGCGGGCTTTGGAGTACATGTCCGACTTGGCATAGCGGTGTACGATGGTCAGGTAGTCGGAATAAGCAAGGTCTTTTTCATGTAGTTTGCGCAGCCTGATCTCGGCCCTGCGGTAGATACTGTCATCCGTCCATTGATGGGAGGGAAAGTTTGAAATCATGCGCCCGTAGTAATCTACCGAGGTGCGGAAATCTTTTTTCATGCCGCTGCGGTTGCCTAATTCCTCGTAAGTCCTTCCCAGATAGTAGAGGGATTTAGGCGCGTATTGACCGCGGGTGGACCTTTTGAAAACATTGCGAAATTTTTTGCCCACTTTTTCCCATTCAGAACGGTATTGGGCTTTTTTCTTGTTTTTGGAAAGTGCATGGAATTGTTTCCAGGCAATGGTGAAATCGTCTTTTATGCTCGCCCCGAATGCGCTGGCAGGTATGACTGAAACAAGCAGTCCTGCAAGGAAAAGGGCCATGATCAGATTTGGAATAAAAAATTTGCGCATTTTTTCGGTCGAATATCTTTATATTAAATGTTTTTGCCCAGTGTGACGTAGTAAAGATACAGGCAATTGTTCTAAAAAAAGTTTAGATGTTTTCTTTAATAAGCTTGCATGGCAGAAAAATCAACTTCTATGTTATATGAGAGGGAGTATGGTTCGATTTGAGTACTCAGGGCCGCGAGAACAGTGTATGAAAGCTGGACTGACGGCCCTTTTTATGTAATTGGCATATGCATTGTTACACGGAACTTAAACAATTTACTTCACTCATTTGGAGATAGATAAATGGAAGCTCCCCAGAGAAATTTGGCTCTTGACCTTGTTAGGGTAACCGAAGCTGCGGCACTGGCTTCCGCCAGATGGCTGGGCCGGGGTGACAAAAACGCCGGTGATCAGGCTGCGGTCGATGCCATGCGCCTCAGTTTTAACAGCCTGGAAATCAGCGGTACAGTTGTTATCGGTGAAGGCGAGAAAGACCACGCCCCCATGCTCTACAATGGCGAGAAACTGGGTGTTGGCGAAGGTCCGGGCATGGATGTTGCCGTGGATCCCGTAGAAGGCACTAATCTGCTGGCATACGGTCGTCCTAACGCCATCTCTGTTGTCGGTGTTGCTCCTACTGGAATGATGCTTGATCCGGGTCCCAGCTACTACATGCAGAAGCTGGTTGTACCTACCGCCGCAAGGAACATGGTCGACATCAACGCTCCGGTCAAGGACAACCTCGTTAAGATTGCTAAAGCCCTGAACAAGGACGTGGACGACCTCGTTGTTTTCGTTCTGGAAAAACCGAGACATCACGGCCTGATTCAGGAAATTCGTGATGCCGGGGCACGTATCCAGCTGCACACCGACGGTGATGTTGCCGGTGCACTCATGGTTGTTGATCCCCGCAGTCCCGTTGATGTTATGATCGGAACCGGCGGTACTCCCGAGGGTGTACTTGCTGCCTGCGCTATCCGCATCATGGGCGGCGAGATGTTCGCAAAATTCGATCCTCAGTCCGAGTCCGAGAAAGAAGCTCTCGAAGAGCAGGGCTATGATCTGCGTAACATCATGACTGTTAATGATTTGGTTAAGAGTGATGATATTTTCTTTTCCGCCACTGGTATTTCCGGTGGAACCTTCCTGCGCGGTGTCCGTTATCTCGGTTATGGCGCGGAAACCACTTCTCTGGTCATGCGCGGCAAGACCGGAACCGTACGCCATATTGAAGCTGTCCACACATGGGATAAGCTGATGAAGATCAGTGCAGTTAAGTACGATTAGTACGGGTATTTAAAGAATGAAAAAATGGGCGGTTTCGACTTGATTGTCGGAACCGCCCATTTTTAATCTGTTTGCTTAAAAAACTAATACTCCGGAGCTTCCAGCTTTTCGGAGATGATTTCTGCATCTACGGGGCGGGCTGCGGTGTTAAGCTCTTTAGCTTCCCCGTGGCAGGTGATGCCGGTGGGGCGTATCTGTACGTATCCGGCAGAGAGAACTTTTGTGTAGGGAATCTGCTCTCTGAATTCGAGGTAGCCGATGCGGTTGGGGATGAGTATGGGCAGCGGGTCGCCTGAGAAATCCTCAAACATGATATATTTCATTTTCGGTCCTTTATGATGCGGCCTGCCGGGGTTGGCATGAGGCCGGAAGTTGTTCCAGTTTGCGAACAATGTTGCCCGCATTCTCATTACAGATTATAGGCATATATATTCAAGATCAAGAAGTGTAGACCAGAAAATCCGGAGTTGGCAAATGGCAGGACATGACAAGGAATCGCTGGACAATAACGAACTTGCCAGAATGCGTACTTTGCTGGCTAATGAACGGACATTTCTGGCCTGGTGCCGGACCGCACTGGGTTTGTTTGGCTTCGGTTTTGTAATCGAGAAGGCCAGATTATACATGGAAAAAATGTTGCCCGGGACCCCGGCGAGAATGCTGAGTGAGATGAATTTTCTTGGCATTTTCATCATTATTTCGGGGATGGTTATCCTGACCAGCGCGGCTTTTCGTTTTTATCGTTTTGAAAAAAGTGTTGGCTCAAGGGTCCGCTGGACTACCCCGTATCCTGAAATGCTGGTTACCGTGGCTGTGGGAGTAATCCTTATTGTCAGCTCTGTCGCTGGTAGAATGTTTTTTTAAATATTTATTTGAATGAAAAAAAATTACAAAAAAATAGCCCTTTGGCAGACCGCCTTTCTTGGCGATGCGGTGCTGACCCTACCCCTGATCAAGGCCCTTTCTTTGCGCTTCCCTGATGCAGAAATTCATCTTTTTGTGCGCAAGGGCGTGGAGTCTTTGTTTGCAGGCCAGCCG
Coding sequences within:
- a CDS encoding transcriptional regulator; amino-acid sequence: MEDYLKEALEIVKAQASVRTMSEEEMTSMVRKLSAGIQAIAENSLPAQEEAPACEPKKSIKEKSIVCCECGKSFKIITKKHLASHGLTPDEYREKYGMKKKTPLVCKSLQRERRKKMKEMKLWTKRGK
- a CDS encoding N-acetylmuramoyl-L-alanine amidase encodes the protein MRKFFIPNLIMALFLAGLLVSVIPASAFGASIKDDFTIAWKQFHALSKNKKKAQYRSEWEKVGKKFRNVFKRSTRGQYAPKSLYYLGRTYEELGNRSGMKKDFRTSVDYYGRMISNFPSHQWTDDSIYRRAEIRLRKLHEKDLAYSDYLTIVHRYAKSDMYSKARKRLDSMDRKGISGKKTKHKKPSGTIIPAKKASSKSSRKSSSKAKLLSVRYTSSDSYTRVVLDLDEEVRYRYQILNPNQSVNRPHRLYIDLENTVLGNGVHKATHVEDGILKDIRSAQRDPRTTRVVLDFNAMQDYKIFPLENPFRLVVDVQAPEEGKVVENKSPVRHSTRKNSKPQKYTPPANSKKMAGELLEQLGLTFKTIMLDPGHGGKDPGASANGLKEKTINLRFAKILAAKLKKAGFTVMYTRTKDKFIPLEERTAMANIKKADMFISIHCNAHRSSRINGIETYTLNLARNRNAVRVAARENAVSAKRISDLQVILTDLMLNSKMKESKDLAKSIHTGSLKNIRRKWSVKDQGVREAPFYVLMGAKMPSVLIELGYLTNRTEAKRLKTDRYLSYIADGIVKGVLEYKKQIERYASL
- a CDS encoding response regulator, translated to MSGQTAKNTVLVVENSNTQARIITEHIESITPFDTMVVNSMDELESKLEDNGNDVFIAVLNLNIKGAPDGEAVDYVLSRKIPCIILTSTFDEEIRNRFIEKSVLDYFNKSSREDLEEMVDLIHRIHSNHEIKVVIAEDNSTARKIMQMLLERLNFTVLAGNDGAEALELIKANPDVQLLLTDYEMPNLDGFELVSEVRKTHSRDQMGILGVSAHDSGAITAKFLKRGANDFLKKPFEVEEFSWRVTNNLNELERVRSIKDAYSRDPLTGFSNLNFFLDKGRELFEESTKKGNTPVVAAFSVDDMLEINSQYGWDGGFAAMKKASSLLDQHSLGWLLTARSDWGFYILAEDLEALKRDLGAVKAALASSQIVSGADRFMVSASFTISKESGANLDATVSKAAKVLKDIQGKGVNGFSFA
- a CDS encoding peptidase M15, coding for MNRRTFLKSICQVSASAWLCGFSSYADAQEMARTVEEKDLKDYLHRMANFDKPQPGDIVLNKKELLLLKSSLNRLRRVQRTVGFGNFCVLSFDDTLKFARNYSSIGRFTQQELTFLDSTFHFDAHDYGFFGEKPVDKLTVSISRKELIKIPRTGNFLYRGDPHKKYLKIRKELGSKVYLTSGVRGVVKQFTLFLSKTESTGGNLSLASRSLAPPGYSYHAVGDFDVGEKGLGAANFSARFAETGTCVKLREHGYLQLRYPENNLLGVRFEPWHIKV
- a CDS encoding ATPase P, giving the protein MINLDIPGFAKLEIEHLVLDYNGTLALDGNLLPGVGKLIMELSEDVQVHVLTADTIGQCEEELSGLPVTIHIISGSPEDKAKLEYVKTLGIEKCACIGNGRNDMLMLKEAALSIIISGAECMSMKAARAADLVATDISGALGVFTHPVRLLTTLRN
- the fliM gene encoding flagellar motor switch protein FliM, which translates into the protein MSKILQQDEVDALLRGLSGGEVEAEQDIPDDDSGVVSFDLANQDRIIRGRMPVLEIVNDRFARLATNNLANTMRKRVDINPISIDMSKFGDFMRSLPVPTSLSIFKMDPLRGNAILVVDSRLVFALVESFFGGSGSQPKVEGRDFTPIEQAIVDRVVKIALSNLEDSWRPVHEVHLELVRSEVNPQFAAIVPPSDVVVVITFEVELENAIGSLIVCLPYSTLEPIRSKLHASFQSERLEIDHVWVSRFKERLLETPVDLLVRLGKTKITGRQLLNLEEGDLLLLDTDEEDMLECEVGGVLKYLGSPGRVKANRAFQIAHAIEPKMT
- a CDS encoding DUF202 domain-containing protein gives rise to the protein MAGHDKESLDNNELARMRTLLANERTFLAWCRTALGLFGFGFVIEKARLYMEKMLPGTPARMLSEMNFLGIFIIISGMVILTSAAFRFYRFEKSVGSRVRWTTPYPEMLVTVAVGVILIVSSVAGRMFF
- the glpX gene encoding class II fructose-bisphosphatase; protein product: MEAPQRNLALDLVRVTEAAALASARWLGRGDKNAGDQAAVDAMRLSFNSLEISGTVVIGEGEKDHAPMLYNGEKLGVGEGPGMDVAVDPVEGTNLLAYGRPNAISVVGVAPTGMMLDPGPSYYMQKLVVPTAARNMVDINAPVKDNLVKIAKALNKDVDDLVVFVLEKPRHHGLIQEIRDAGARIQLHTDGDVAGALMVVDPRSPVDVMIGTGGTPEGVLAACAIRIMGGEMFAKFDPQSESEKEALEEQGYDLRNIMTVNDLVKSDDIFFSATGISGGTFLRGVRYLGYGAETTSLVMRGKTGTVRHIEAVHTWDKLMKISAVKYD